The genomic window TAACCTGGATTAATTAGATTATCTTTTACATAATTTTACTCTTACTTCTTTTCAAAATGATGATCTGATTGCTCCCATTTCAAATGAAGAAATTGAGTATGCACTATTTACTTTGCATCTGGATAAAGCACCGGGCTCTGGTGAgtttccttccttcttttttcaatttttctagtCTCTTATTAAAAGTGAAATGATTCAAGCTGTTTGTATTATTTTTGCTGACCTCTCTCGTGTCCGAGGATTGAAAGGAAACTTACAtagtttttttatcaaaaaaaaaaaaaagaaaaaagtgccGGGTAGACCGGAAGCGGATGTTTAAAGATTGGTTAACAGGTGAATCCGGTCCACAAAAGTACCAGCCTTCGAGTTTCGCTGTTAAACGTGCGAGGAAAAGCCACCAAGCAACCTCGTTGTCACGCACATGAAGTGCTCCGGTGGGAATGGGTTCGTCAAACTTGACCAAGCCGTCCCAATTCCGAAACCTTCCCCAGTAGCTACGCTCGTCGCAAAACCGCGTCCTTTGGCGAAACAAGCCACGTTTCAGATCAATAAATAACAAGACTTCTGGCCAGCAATGGTCCACAATGatcaagaaaaatatagtttcctGCAGTCACCTCTATATGTACCATACACACAGCTAGGAATCCAGTACACATCTGAACAATATACTCATCATCACCAACCAAATCATTAATCCAACACTAATTAATCCTGCATTTGTTGATGAATTCATGATGATAAACAACGAAACACCAAACCACACATATATTTTGCAATGTCATACACCTTGTTCTCAGTATTCTTTTATAATCAGATTTTATATTAGAAAAAGAACAAGAGATTAATGAGAATCATGAAGAACTCAAATACATGATGGTAGGTAGCTAGCTACCTACCCAAACGGACAAAAAATGAATGATCAACACTACCACCCAGTCCAGAGTTCAGGAGAAGCTGTCCACGCTGCACCTGGTCCTTGTAAACCCAGCGGCCACCGAGGTGATATTAGACGGCACCGGAAGCCTCAGATAACAATCCACCTCCGGCACATACACGGCACTCTTGATAACTACCATCTTCAACCTAACCTAGTGTACATCTTAATACTGATGTAGAAGAAACCCTCACCCTTCTCCCTGCCAAAAGTTTCATTGACCGAGTTCCCGAGCACCAAATTCTGGccttggaagctcggatggagcaCCACCGTGCTCTTGCGGGGCTGGTGGAACTTTGGGAGGCTCTGGTACCCAAACCTCGACCCATCATAGAAGGCGTTGGCCTCGACCCGCTCGTAGTATAAGGCAGCCTTGTTGGGGTTCCTGAAGCTCATGTCGAGGGCGAGGTCATAGTAGAGGCTGTGGTTTTGAGCAAGGTCGAAGCGGACGAGGTGTGCATTCTCGACGTAGACATGGAGGTCACGGGGCTGGAAGATGAGCCACAGGATGAGAACAATGATCCCTAGGACGATTAGGATGAGAGTGATGGCCTTAAATATGGAGCACAGCAGGCAGTAGGGCTTCCAGCCCAAAGGAGCGGCTCGGCCGCGCGCGCTGTGATGGTGAGATGGAGGGGGAGGGATTGGAGGGCCGTAGTAGGAGTTATTCAAGGATGGTTCCTTGTTTTCAGCCATTTTTTGTGTGCTTCAGATGCAGAGGCGTAATGGGAG from Elaeis guineensis isolate ETL-2024a chromosome 9, EG11, whole genome shotgun sequence includes these protein-coding regions:
- the LOC105052135 gene encoding LOW QUALITY PROTEIN: NDR1/HIN1-like protein 10 (The sequence of the model RefSeq protein was modified relative to this genomic sequence to represent the inferred CDS: inserted 1 base in 1 codon); this encodes MAENKEPSLNNSYYGPPIPPPPSHHHSARGRAAPLGWKPYCLLCSIFKAITLILIVLGIIVLILWLIFQPRDLHVYVENAHLVRFDLAQNHSLYYDLALDMSFRNPNKAALYYERVEANAFYDGSRFGYQSLPKFHQPRKSTVVLHPSFQGQNLVLGNSVNETFGREKGEGFFYISIKMYTXVRLKMVVIKSAVYVPEVDCYLRLPVPSNITSVAAGFTRTRCSVDSFS